From the Paraflavitalea soli genome, the window TGGTGATTACAGGAATGTTTACAGAAGGCCAGATGAAGAAGCCTGAATTATTGCCCCACACAATACAATTCTTAATGGTAGGGGCCGACCTCGACTGACAATAGATGCCGGCAGCTCCGCCGGCCACCGTTGCGGTATTCCCAATAAAAGTACAGTTAATGATCTTAGGAGAAACGGGGCCTATATCATCGATATAGACACCACCGGCAAAATAGCCTGTATTGTTATAGAAAATACAGTTGATAACAGCTGCATTGCCGGAACTTGCCAAATTAACACCAGCACCGTAATTGATCGAATTACCCATATTGCTTTCAATGATACACTTGATCATTTTTGTGGAAGAGTTGCCAATCCATACAGCGCCTCCGCCATTGGCGATGAAGGTACAGTTGCTGATGGTGGGAGAGGAGGAACTATTCGTCATGCCTCCGCCAGTGTTGGCAAGGCCTTCCCTAATGGTAAATCCATCCAGTAAAGCGGCAGCAGTCAGGCCATTGTTGTTATTCCAGATAACACGTGCATTGTTGCCTTTCAGGATAGAGGTATGTTGTGCTGTTAAGTCACGCTCACCGAGCGTTAGTTCGGTGCCGGCAAAGCCACCATATATCTTCACGCCTTCTTTCATCGAGTACCATACCCCGCCGGGAGGTTGATAAAGCCCCTGTGCTACAAATACACTGTCGCCTGCACTGGCAGTTGTAATAGCGGTTTGCAGGTCAATAGGGTCTCCCCATGAATTGCCGGTGGCGGTAGTAAGCGCAGTGGGCGTAACAAACCATTTGGTTTGGGCTTGTGATCCGGAGACTATGCAAAGAAATAAAGCAAAGACAATGGTTAACCGTTGGAGAAAGGTAAAGTTTTGGGTCATCAGGCTGCTTTTAATGGTAACGGAGTTATTATCGCGCGAAGCTAATTCAGCAGTAATGCACCCAGGACCAATACTTTGTCCTGATTTATAATTCAGGACAAAGTATTGGTGAAAAGATAACGGGGAATAATCGATTGACCAGGCCGTATAAGAACGGTGAAGTGGATGATGCCCACAAAAAAGCCCCGCGCTGGCAGGGCCTTTATTTCTCCAGGGGGTAATTGGAGACGTAATGTGTTATCGTGCAGAATGCAGGTAATCTTTTAATTGGGTAATGGTTTCCTCATGAGAAAGGATGGTTTCCTTTACCACATCATTGATGGAAATAATACCAATTACCTGTTCGCCGTCAAATACAGGCAGGTAGCGGATGTTCTTGTCCGACATCAACTGCATGCAATAATCGATGGAATCGGCCGTGGTGACACGGGGGAAGTCATTAGACATAATTTCAGCAACAGGCGTATCTGTAGACGATCTTCCTTTCAGGATGATCTTACGGGAGTAGTCGCGCTCGGTCATGATGCCCAGGTAACGGCCATTCTCCATCACCATCACGGAACCAATATTCTGATCGGCCATGATCCTCAAGGCTTCCAGTACGGAATCGCCGGGTTGCACAGTGGTTATGTTACTGCCTTTGCGAAGTAAAACGTCAGCTACTTTTTTGTTCATACAGCTTAATTGTTTTGGTGATGCAATCGGTGTCTTGTAATATACAACATTTCGATGATACCAGGTCGGGAAATATCCCCACTTTTGGGGAGGCTTTATCACCGATTCTGTGCTGTTTGTATATTTCAGCAACTTTCCTGCCAGTGCCCGCGTAGTAGGAAGCATTAAAACAAAACAGCCATGCACGCAAGATCATTATTCCTTGTCTTCCTCATTTTATCTACACTGGCCTGTCGCAAAGGCGATTGCCCTGATACGCCCCCTCCGCCCAAACCGGGGCCCGATATCCCGGCTGTAAGGCTGGTGGACATGAATGTAAGCCGGCTTCCTGCTCCTTATTACCATTTTACCTATAATGATTCCGGCTATATAACCCAGCTGAACCATTCCTCGGGATTGATCTTTTACGACTTTACCTATGCCAACAAAAAGATCCTGAAAATAGAGGCCAATAAAAACATTGCAGCCGATATCAATAAGGACCGGCTTGAGTATGAGTACCTTAATGAGCTGCCAGTGGCAATTAAGGTATTCAGTAAGCAAGGTGCCTTGTACAGGAAATGCCTGCTTGGCTTTTCTTCGGCCAACCAATTGCAGGAGCTTACCTGGCAGTTGGACCTGGGAGCCGGATTAGTACCGGAACAAACCCTCACCTTCAGTTATTACCCGGATGGTAACCTTAAAACGATCGATTACCACAATTTCGCAGTAGGGCCTTTCCTGGAGAATTTCTATACAGATACGTTTGAGAACTACGATACTAAAACCAATGCGGACGGTTTTTCCCTGTTGCATACTCCACTGCATCATCCGGTTATATTGCCTGCTATTAAATTGCAATTGAACAACCCCGGCCGGGTATTTCGTACCGGTGTACTGACAGCCACCTTTGATGCCCGGTACAATTATACCTATGATGGGGCCGGCAGGCCATTGACCAAATCGGGCCCTGTTACCTTCAAAGAGCTCAATGGCACTACCGGGCAATTTGAATCTATGACCACCTATACTTATAATTGATCGCCAACCGTGCGCATGAAAAAGGCCGCCTCCTGGTGGAGACGGCCTGTGTAGGTACGGTGAACCGACTGAAAAGTCCCGGAGATAAGCCTTGTTTATTATTGAATTGAACCCAGGAAAGCGTCTACTTCAGCTTGTGTGGCTTTGTGTATCGGTGCATCAATGTGCTGGTTGGCGCTGATGGTAATGCTTTGAGTGCCAAACTGTATGAAACCGTCACTGTCTTTTCCGATCAATACCAGGTGTGCCTGTGAGCCAATAGGCAGTGAGTTTTGGTAAGATTCAAACTTCTGAATGCTGTAGTTGAAAGGGAAGGTGATCACGGTGCTGATGTTCTTGAATACGAGGATCACTTGCAGGTCTGTTACCTGGTTATTGTCCTGGAAGGCCGGCAGCACAGTTACCGTTGTTTTGGGGTTAGGATCGCTGTAAAAGCGGTCACAGTTTACCCAGGTAAAGCCGGGCAGGGTGAAGCTGTAGCTGTTAGGTCCGTTGCCAAAAGGATAGTAAGGAGCGGGGATCCAGGTGGTAGGGTTTTGTGGTTGCTGACCGCCACCACCGGCGCCACCCTGGCCCTGATCACGCTTTTGCTGTACAAACAATCCCATGTCTTTATTATTCATCACTTTGGGCACTTCTACCTTGATACCGGTGTCACCCAGGGCAGGATTCACCTGCAGATCTTTACCATCCTTCAGGGCTTTGATCAGCATTTCACCGCCTGATTCCAGTAACTGACCATTGGATTCCGTCATTACGCCGGAGAGCAATACATCTTTTTTGCTGAGCACTTCTTTCAGGGTAACTGTTACGGTACCGCTCACTATGTTGCCGTTGCCATCTACAAAGGCATTGGCGGGAAATTTAACCTTGGTACCTTTTTCACCAATGATAGAGAAACCGCTGGCTGCATTGCCGGTAAAGCTTTGGGTGGGCACTTTGTTGGCATCCCAAAATGCTTCGGCCCGGGCGTACTGAGGGGCGTCATTGTTTTTCTTACAAGAGGCCAGTGTTGCGATGGAAGCAGCTATAACGGTGGCTGCGAATAAGGAAGTTTTCATAATAGTCATTTTTTTTGTTGTGCCTACTCTTTGTCTTTGGAGGGCTTTTCGGCTTCCGCCCCTTGCGTGTTCACAGGTATATCAGCAGTCCGGTATTTTTGTTACCCCCTTGCCATGAATTATTTTTGGCTATTTTTACCGGCAGGGGATCAGGAGGTGCTTGTGCCGTGTATATCACTCACTTATAAACCTTTTATTATTACAACCGTTATTCATACCGATCAGCGATACGTACAGGCGCTGCTGGAAAATGACACCCTCGCCGTGCGGGAGATCTACAGCAAATACGCCGGGAAGGTGCGTACCTATATATTGGCCAACAGCGGCAGTGAGGACGATGCCGCCGATATTTTCCAGGAATCTTTGATAGATATCTACAATCAGGCTAAAAACAAAGGGCTGCAGTTAACCTGTCCTTTTGAGCCCTTCCTTATTATAGTATGTAAAAGAAAGTGGCTCAATGAACTGAAAAAAAGAGGGCGGCAGCCGGTAACAAAAGAGGTGGATGATGTATCTATAGGGGAGGATGTCTTTGCGATGGCCGAACAGCTAAAGCAAAACAATGAGAAAATGCAGCTCTTCCTGCAATGCTTTGAAAAAATGGGCGCTACCTGTAAAGAGATCATTAAACGCTGTATGGGAGGGGAAGACCAGGAGAAGATCGCTGAACAGCTAAAAGTGACTTATGGGTATCTCCGCAAAAAGAAAAGCGAGTGCATGGCATCATTGACACAGATGATCAAGGTTGCTTTTGATCAGCAGTCGTAAATCTTGATCGTCCATCGTGCTTCAGACCGACCCTTAGTTATCCGTATTATAAACCTTAAGAAGCTACCGTTATGAAATATACATTGGAAGATATTGCCCGATATGTGGATGGCCTGATGGAGGCAGATGAGCAGCAGGCTTTTGAGGCAGCACTGCAAAGTGATCCCACGCTGCAGCAGCAACTGGCTTTTCACCGTGAGGTGGAGGCTGGCCTGCAGGATACGTTTGGCAAAGACGAGCAAAGGGAACAATTGAAAGGAACGATGCAACAATTGCGGCAGGAATATTTTGGTAACAAAACAGGGGAGACTTTGCAAGAGCAGAGCGCTTCTGCAACCATCGTGTCGCCTCCATCCCAACCAGCTAAGGTAGTGTCGTTTAAAAAATATGTGGGTGTTGCGATCGCAGTGGCTGCTGTGCTGGTGATCGGTGTATTTGTATGGAATCCTTTTGCGGGCAACCTGTATGAAAAATATGCAGCTACGCAGATGGTGGCGCAGGTAGAGCGGGGCAGTCACCTGGATACGGTATTGCTGGAAGCAACTACGGCCTTCAACAACAAAGAGTTTAATGTAGCGGCTGTAGACCTGGCGGAGGTAATACAAAACCAACCCGACAATAGTTATGCGCTGTTTTATTTTGGTGTATCCCTATTACAGACCGATCAGTTGCCGATGGCCAGGGCGGTATTTGAAAAACTGTTCAAAGGCGAGTCGGCCTTTAAATATGAGGCGGCTTTTTATGAGGCGCTCAGCTTCCTGAAAGAGAAGGACAAAGACACTGCCAAAGACTGGCTGGAAAAGATACCCGCCGATGCCCCCAATTATAAGAAGGCGCAGGAGTTGATGAAGAAGCTGTAAGCTGTTTACCACCTCTTTTGCTTCCAATCCTCTTCCCGCTCTCTGAGTTTTCTCGTTCTATACCTGTACCAGAGGACTCCGAGGCCAAGGCTTATGGCCAGTATTACCAATCCAAGTTCATCAGTCATGTTTCAATCGGGTTGAAGGTTGGGTGTAAATATATTGTTATTTACAGGAAGTTCAAATGTCTATACGGCCACCAGGTCAAAAGCATAGGTATAATTGATCAGCTTTTTCCCCTCTATGTTCTCTTTCCAGGCTGTTTCCTGGTGACTGAATTGCTTTAAAAGGGGTTCTCACGACGGTAGTTAAAGGCGCCCAATTGGCCTGCGCATGGTCTACGGATGGTCTACGCCTTGCCTACGTATTGCCTGACCGCTCAATGAAAAGGGCCAGTGTTCTAAGGGGCGTAGGCAATACGGAGACAGTATCCAGGCCATGTTCAGGCAGCTTTACCAGGCTCCCCTTCTGCATGGGTCCAAAAGAACGAAGGCGAAGAAAATGGCGCTTTCGCGTTAAAGGCGGTTAGGAGGCGTTTTAAAGGTAGTGAGGTTCGATGCAGGGGTTTGTGTGGCGGGATGGAGATCGGGGCTTAAAAGGGGGTGTAAGGCGGTGTAATTAGCAATGGCAGGCAGGAATAAAAAAGCCATCACCCTGTTGACAAACCGGATGATGGCTTTGCAATAATGTACTTATCACGCATACACCACCTGGTTGGGCGGTGTTTTTATGTTTTTGTAGATAAAATAACCACAGGCAGCTATTGCCAGTCCGGCTACGATCAATACACCTTGTGTCCCCAGTTGTTCGGCTACCCAGGCCATCAGGCGTTTCATGCCGGCCCGGCGACCGGAAAAATCAATGGTGCCGCCTTCTTCGATTGTCTTCGCTTCGGTGTACAATACCCAGCCAAACAGGGCAATAAGTGCTAGCCCAATAAGCTGTCGCTGGATGGCCTTGAGGGGAGTCAGTTGTTGGGTGTTCATTTTCAGGAGCCTTTTGCCGGCGAGCCAGGTTGCCACTTCTGCCAGATCGGCCGGATTCCTGAATTTCAACATGATCTTTTTCTCATGGACGATCTTCAGCTCGACTGGTTCTTTTTCCGCATGTTGAAGCCCTGTTATATACTGTACATCGATCTCTTTTTTTGATTTCAGCAATCGTCCCAGTCCTTCATCATTGAAGCCCTTCATAAAGTCATTGGGGTTATCATACGATCTGTTGATGACAAAAAGTTTTTCATCAGTTACCAGCAGCGATTGCCAGCTCTTTTCATTGTTAAGGGGAAATACCTGGTTCATGGAGGTTGCTTTGGGGTTTAAAAGTGAGCTAAATATAATGGACATTCCGAAATTACCCAAGTTACTATTTGACGTATCCCGTGCAAACTGTTGCAGGTTCCTGCAAGTTGACAACTGATGATTGGGTGGTAATGGAGGGAGAGTCCTGACAAATATGAGCAATCGTTTGCGAATAAAACGCAGCCTGTGAATACTGTATCTTGAGCCGGAACCAATAATCACAAGGTGCAAAAGAATATATTATTGAAATTATTGATCGCTGTTGTCTGCCTTCCTGGTGCTGTCACATCGCTGATGGCCCAAACCACTTGCCCCATCATCCCACTGCCGGCTGATGCCAGGCTGAACAGCGGTGCATTTAAGTTTGACAATACTACCACCATTGTTACTACACAGGCTTCGCTGCAACCTATTGCCCAATACCTGCAGCAGGGGCTTTCTCAAAAGAGTGCTATCCAGGTAAAGCTGGGCAAGGCGACCAAAGGATCAGTTGTAAAGTTGGTGCTCACTGGCAATAAACAGGATAAGCTGGTCCAGTTAGACGCCTATTCACTGGATATTCAACCCACACAGATCACTATCACTGCTCCATCAGCCGCCGGCGTATTTTACGGAGTCATTTCCCTGTTGCAGCTTACTGCACAAAGTAAAGATGCTGCTGTAGCTTGCTGGAGTATTTCGGATATAGCCGGGTATGGATGGCGGGGTTTTATGCTGGATGAATCAAGGCATTTCTTTGGAAAGGCCAAGGTGAAGCAGTTGTTGGATTGGATGGCTTTTTACAAACTAAACCGTTTCCACTGGCACCTGACGGATGAGCCGGGCTGGCGGATTGAGATCAAGAAATATCCGGCGCTCACTCTAACAGGTGGTAAGGGCAATTACACAGACTCCCTGGCGCCTGCCCAATATTATACGCAGCAAGAGATCAAAGAAATAGTGGCCTATGCCGCAGCAAGATTTATTACCGTGATCCCGGAAATCGATATGCCGGGCCATGCCACAGCGGCCAACCGCGCCTATCCGGAATACAGTGGCGGCGGTTCTGCCAAACATCCGGAGTTTACGTTTAATCCCGGCAAGGAAGGTACTTATCAATACCTCACCAATATACTCAAAGAGACAGATGCTTTGTTTCCCTCGCAAATGATCCATATCGGTGGTGATGAAGTGAGTTTTGGCAATGAAAAATGGATGGCCAATCCTGACATACAACAACTGATGGCCAGGGAAAAGTTGACGGATGCGAAAGGCGTTGAGTTTTACTTTATCCGGCGCATGGCCGATTGTTTGGCAACAATGAAGAATAAAGTATTGGCCTGGGATGAAGTAACGCAGGCCAACCTGGTACCTGAGCAAACTATTGTATTCTGGTGGCGCCATGACCAGCCCAGGCAACTGACGACTTCCCTACAGAAAGGATATTCGGTGGTATTGTGCCCCCGCTTGCCTTTTTACTTTGACTTTGTGCAGGACAGTGCACATGTATCGGGCCGGAAATGGGGACCCCAAAAGGGCTATGCTTCTCTCGAAAAGGTATATGATTTCTCTGTGGCTGATTATCCCATCCAGCCAGGACAATTGTCACAGGTATTGGGACTGCAGGCCAACCTGTGGACGGAAACCATTAAGACAGAACAAAGGCTCGATTTCATGACCTTTCCCCGGATGCTGGCATTGGCAGAAACTGCCTGGACAGACCCACAACAAAAGAATTTCAACGACTTTGTAAAAAGGATGGAAGCACAATTGCCTTTGTTGAAACAGCAAGGCATACAGTATTACGATTTTGTACTACCGCAGCAATCACCGGAACCGAAGCGATAAAGTCATGCAGCTTCCCGCTTTTTATTTTATAGCACCAGCTGGTGAAAAGCATCACCGAGGTATTCTACAAGGTCAGAAGCGATCAGGGATTCCTGTGAGGTGTAGGCTGCGGCCAGGTCGCCGGCCAGGCCGTGCAGGAATACGCCGGCAATAGCAGCTTCTGAAGGGGTATAACCTTGTGCTGCGAGGCCGGTGATGATACCTGTCAATACATCTCCGCTGCCGCCGGTAGCCATACCGGGATTGCCCGTACTGTTGAAATAAGCCAGGCCATCGGGTGTTGCCACCAGGGTATAACGTCCTTTGAGGACAATGATGATCTTGAAGT encodes:
- a CDS encoding beta-N-acetylhexosaminidase, which translates into the protein MQKNILLKLLIAVVCLPGAVTSLMAQTTCPIIPLPADARLNSGAFKFDNTTTIVTTQASLQPIAQYLQQGLSQKSAIQVKLGKATKGSVVKLVLTGNKQDKLVQLDAYSLDIQPTQITITAPSAAGVFYGVISLLQLTAQSKDAAVACWSISDIAGYGWRGFMLDESRHFFGKAKVKQLLDWMAFYKLNRFHWHLTDEPGWRIEIKKYPALTLTGGKGNYTDSLAPAQYYTQQEIKEIVAYAAARFITVIPEIDMPGHATAANRAYPEYSGGGSAKHPEFTFNPGKEGTYQYLTNILKETDALFPSQMIHIGGDEVSFGNEKWMANPDIQQLMAREKLTDAKGVEFYFIRRMADCLATMKNKVLAWDEVTQANLVPEQTIVFWWRHDQPRQLTTSLQKGYSVVLCPRLPFYFDFVQDSAHVSGRKWGPQKGYASLEKVYDFSVADYPIQPGQLSQVLGLQANLWTETIKTEQRLDFMTFPRMLALAETAWTDPQQKNFNDFVKRMEAQLPLLKQQGIQYYDFVLPQQSPEPKR
- a CDS encoding tetratricopeptide repeat protein gives rise to the protein MKYTLEDIARYVDGLMEADEQQAFEAALQSDPTLQQQLAFHREVEAGLQDTFGKDEQREQLKGTMQQLRQEYFGNKTGETLQEQSASATIVSPPSQPAKVVSFKKYVGVAIAVAAVLVIGVFVWNPFAGNLYEKYAATQMVAQVERGSHLDTVLLEATTAFNNKEFNVAAVDLAEVIQNQPDNSYALFYFGVSLLQTDQLPMARAVFEKLFKGESAFKYEAAFYEALSFLKEKDKDTAKDWLEKIPADAPNYKKAQELMKKL
- a CDS encoding RNA polymerase sigma factor → MNYFWLFLPAGDQEVLVPCISLTYKPFIITTVIHTDQRYVQALLENDTLAVREIYSKYAGKVRTYILANSGSEDDAADIFQESLIDIYNQAKNKGLQLTCPFEPFLIIVCKRKWLNELKKRGRQPVTKEVDDVSIGEDVFAMAEQLKQNNEKMQLFLQCFEKMGATCKEIIKRCMGGEDQEKIAEQLKVTYGYLRKKKSECMASLTQMIKVAFDQQS
- a CDS encoding CBS domain-containing protein, which encodes MNKKVADVLLRKGSNITTVQPGDSVLEALRIMADQNIGSVMVMENGRYLGIMTERDYSRKIILKGRSSTDTPVAEIMSNDFPRVTTADSIDYCMQLMSDKNIRYLPVFDGEQVIGIISINDVVKETILSHEETITQLKDYLHSAR